The Euphorbia lathyris chromosome 8, ddEupLath1.1, whole genome shotgun sequence genome has a window encoding:
- the LOC136204117 gene encoding probable auxin efflux carrier component 1c isoform X1, with protein sequence MITALDFYHVMTAMVPLYVAMILAYGSVKWWKIFTPDQCSGINRFVALFAVPLLSFHFISSNNPYTMNLRFIAADTLQKVIVLTGLGVWTWITKRGCLEWTITLFSLSTLPNTLVMGIPLLKGMYGDFSGSLMVQIVVLQCIIWYTLMLFLFEYRGARMLISEQFPDTAGSIVSIHVDSDIMSLDGRQPLETEAEIKEDGKLHVTVRKSNASRSDIYSRRSQGLSSTTPRPSNLTNAEIYSLQSSRNPTPRGSSFNHTDFYSMMAAGRSSNFGASDVYGLSSRGPTPRSSNFEEDGAGKRFHYGGGGGAGAGGGATHYPAPNPGMFSPTGSKAASAANNAKKISNGQDGGGGGGRDLHMFVWSSSASPVSDVFGAHDYGAHDQKDVRLAVSPGKVDGHRENQHHEEEYMEREDFSFGNREMKNDGGGGEKVGGASDGKPKVMPPTSVMTRLILIMVWRKLIRNPNTYSSLIGLTWSLVSFRWHVEMPAIVAKSISILSDAGLGMAMFSLGLFMALQPRIIACGNSIAGFAMGVRFLTGPAVMAAASLAVGLKGTLLHVAIVQAALPQGIVPFVFAKEYNVHPDILSTAVIFGMLIALPITLVYYILLGL encoded by the exons atGATCACAGCACTAGATTTCTACCATGTAATGACAGCAATGGTGCCCCTTTATGTAGCCATGATTCTAGCTTATGGATCAGTGAAATGGTGGAAAATATTCACTCCTGATCAATGTTCTGGAATCAACCGTTTTGTAGCTCTTTTTGCTGTGCCActtttatctttccatttcATATCTTCTAACAATCCATACACTATGAATCTCCGGTTTATAGCTGCAGATACACTCCAGAAAGTTATAGTTCTTACTGGTTTAGGGGTTTGGACATGGATAACAAAAAGGGGTTGTTTAGAATGGACTATTACACTGTTTTCACTATCTACTTTACCAAATACTCTTGTTATGGGTATCCCTTTACTTAAAGGGATGTATGGGGATTTTTCAGGTAGTTTAATGGTTCAAATAGTGGTTCTTCAGTGTATAATTTGGTACACTTTGAtgcttttcttgtttgaatatAGAGGTGCTAGAATGTTGATTTCTGAGCAATTTCCAGACACTGCTGGCTCTATTGTATCTATACATGTTGATTCTGATATTATGTCTCTGGATGGGAGACAGCCATTGGAGACTGAGGCTGAAATTAAAGAGGATGGGAAGTTACATGTTACTGTTAGGAAATCAAATGCTTCAAGATCAGATATTTACTCTAGGAGGTCTCAGGGGTTGTCTTCAACTACTCCTAGGCCTTCTAATTTGACTAATGCTGAGATTTACTCCTTGCAATCCTCTAGAAATCCTACTCCTAGAGGGTCTAGTTTTAACCATACTGATTTTTACTCTATGATGGCTGCTGGAAGGAGCTCTAATTTTGGTGCTTCTGATGTTTATGGTTTATCTAGTAGAGGGCCTACTCCTAGGTCATCAAATTTTGAAGAAGATGGAGCTGGAAAGAGGTTTCAttatggtggtggtggtggtgccGGTGCCGGTGGTGGTGCAACACATTATCCGGCACCAAACCCTGGGATGTTTTCCCCAACTGGGTCTAAAGCTGCTTCTGCTGCAAATAATGCAAAGAAGATCTCAAATGGTCAagatggaggaggaggaggagggagAGATCTTCATATGTTTGTATGGAGTTCTAGTGCTTCTCCTGTGTCTGATGTGTTTGGAGCTCATGATTATGGTGCCCATGACCAGAAAGATGTTAGATTGGCTGTTTCTCCAGGGAAAG TAGATGGGCATAGAGAGAATCAGCATCATGAAGAAGAATACATGGAAAGAGAAGATTTCAGCTTTGGTAATAGAGAAATGAAAAATgatggaggaggaggagagaaagTGGGGGGAGCAAGTGATGGGAAACCAAAAGTGATGCCTCCAACAAGTGTAATGACAAGGCTAATATTAATCATGGTGTGGAGGAAACTCATCAGAAATCCAAACACTTACTCCAGCTTAATTGGTCTCACTTGGTCTCTTGTTTCTTTCAG GTGGCATGTAGAAATGCCTGCAATAGTAGCAAAGTCCATCTCTATTCTGTCAGATGCAGGCCTTGGCATGGCTATGTTCAGTCTTG GACTGTTCATGGCATTACAACCGAGGATAATAGCATGTGGGAATTCAATAGCAGGTTTTGCAATGGGTGTAAGATTCCTTACAGGTCCAGCTGTCATGGCTGCTGCTTCCCTTGCTGTTGGTCTTAAAGGCACTCTTTTACATGTCGCCATTGTTCAG GCAGCTCTACCTCAAGGAATTGTCCCCTTCGTCTTTGCCAAGGAGTACAATGTGCACCCTGATATTCTTAGCACAGc AGTGATATTTGGGATGCTGATTGCTTTGCCCATAACTCTAGTGTACTACATTTTATTGGGTTTGtga
- the LOC136204117 gene encoding probable auxin efflux carrier component 1c isoform X2 has product MITALDFYHVMTAMVPLYVAMILAYGSVKWWKIFTPDQCSGINRFVALFAVPLLSFHFISSNNPYTMNLRFIAADTLQKVIVLTGLGVWTWITKRGCLEWTITLFSLSTLPNTLVMGIPLLKGMYGDFSGSLMVQIVVLQCIIWYTLMLFLFEYRGARMLISEQFPDTAGSIVSIHVDSDIMSLDGRQPLETEAEIKEDGKLHVTVRKSNASRSDIYSRRSQGLSSTTPRPSNLTNAEIYSLQSSRNPTPRGSSFNHTDFYSMMAAGRSSNFGASDVYGLSSRGPTPRSSNFEEDGAGKRFHYGGGGGAGAGGGATHYPAPNPGMFSPTGSKAASAANNAKKISNGQDGGGGGGRDLHMFVWSSSASPVSDVFGAHDYGAHDQKDVRLAVSPGKDGHRENQHHEEEYMEREDFSFGNREMKNDGGGGEKVGGASDGKPKVMPPTSVMTRLILIMVWRKLIRNPNTYSSLIGLTWSLVSFRWHVEMPAIVAKSISILSDAGLGMAMFSLGLFMALQPRIIACGNSIAGFAMGVRFLTGPAVMAAASLAVGLKGTLLHVAIVQAALPQGIVPFVFAKEYNVHPDILSTAVIFGMLIALPITLVYYILLGL; this is encoded by the exons atGATCACAGCACTAGATTTCTACCATGTAATGACAGCAATGGTGCCCCTTTATGTAGCCATGATTCTAGCTTATGGATCAGTGAAATGGTGGAAAATATTCACTCCTGATCAATGTTCTGGAATCAACCGTTTTGTAGCTCTTTTTGCTGTGCCActtttatctttccatttcATATCTTCTAACAATCCATACACTATGAATCTCCGGTTTATAGCTGCAGATACACTCCAGAAAGTTATAGTTCTTACTGGTTTAGGGGTTTGGACATGGATAACAAAAAGGGGTTGTTTAGAATGGACTATTACACTGTTTTCACTATCTACTTTACCAAATACTCTTGTTATGGGTATCCCTTTACTTAAAGGGATGTATGGGGATTTTTCAGGTAGTTTAATGGTTCAAATAGTGGTTCTTCAGTGTATAATTTGGTACACTTTGAtgcttttcttgtttgaatatAGAGGTGCTAGAATGTTGATTTCTGAGCAATTTCCAGACACTGCTGGCTCTATTGTATCTATACATGTTGATTCTGATATTATGTCTCTGGATGGGAGACAGCCATTGGAGACTGAGGCTGAAATTAAAGAGGATGGGAAGTTACATGTTACTGTTAGGAAATCAAATGCTTCAAGATCAGATATTTACTCTAGGAGGTCTCAGGGGTTGTCTTCAACTACTCCTAGGCCTTCTAATTTGACTAATGCTGAGATTTACTCCTTGCAATCCTCTAGAAATCCTACTCCTAGAGGGTCTAGTTTTAACCATACTGATTTTTACTCTATGATGGCTGCTGGAAGGAGCTCTAATTTTGGTGCTTCTGATGTTTATGGTTTATCTAGTAGAGGGCCTACTCCTAGGTCATCAAATTTTGAAGAAGATGGAGCTGGAAAGAGGTTTCAttatggtggtggtggtggtgccGGTGCCGGTGGTGGTGCAACACATTATCCGGCACCAAACCCTGGGATGTTTTCCCCAACTGGGTCTAAAGCTGCTTCTGCTGCAAATAATGCAAAGAAGATCTCAAATGGTCAagatggaggaggaggaggagggagAGATCTTCATATGTTTGTATGGAGTTCTAGTGCTTCTCCTGTGTCTGATGTGTTTGGAGCTCATGATTATGGTGCCCATGACCAGAAAGATGTTAGATTGGCTGTTTCTCCAGGGAAAG ATGGGCATAGAGAGAATCAGCATCATGAAGAAGAATACATGGAAAGAGAAGATTTCAGCTTTGGTAATAGAGAAATGAAAAATgatggaggaggaggagagaaagTGGGGGGAGCAAGTGATGGGAAACCAAAAGTGATGCCTCCAACAAGTGTAATGACAAGGCTAATATTAATCATGGTGTGGAGGAAACTCATCAGAAATCCAAACACTTACTCCAGCTTAATTGGTCTCACTTGGTCTCTTGTTTCTTTCAG GTGGCATGTAGAAATGCCTGCAATAGTAGCAAAGTCCATCTCTATTCTGTCAGATGCAGGCCTTGGCATGGCTATGTTCAGTCTTG GACTGTTCATGGCATTACAACCGAGGATAATAGCATGTGGGAATTCAATAGCAGGTTTTGCAATGGGTGTAAGATTCCTTACAGGTCCAGCTGTCATGGCTGCTGCTTCCCTTGCTGTTGGTCTTAAAGGCACTCTTTTACATGTCGCCATTGTTCAG GCAGCTCTACCTCAAGGAATTGTCCCCTTCGTCTTTGCCAAGGAGTACAATGTGCACCCTGATATTCTTAGCACAGc AGTGATATTTGGGATGCTGATTGCTTTGCCCATAACTCTAGTGTACTACATTTTATTGGGTTTGtga